Proteins from a genomic interval of Amycolatopsis sp. cg13:
- a CDS encoding alpha/beta hydrolase family protein yields MKPLLFEDDPQFWFETLIALGQIAYGGADFGEVVAIASNIKSGDYDSWHDAWLAAAERLYDEAATMHPVSARDAYLRASTYYRRAEFFLHGNPEDPRINYAYERNVECFQRAAESIDNVERIEIPYDGHVLRGYFYRAPGDGPKPLLVVHNGFDGSAEDLHFMGATAGQERGYHVLTFDGPGQPSAVHRDGLLFRPDWEHVVGQVLDYALALPEVIPDKVALIGWSLGGMLAPRAAAFEPRLSAVVAVDGLFDAGAAFVHQLPWERDEVVRRANAPEDPELDAFLAAAREQSPTVRWALSHGRYVMGGATDREFLAKYLEYNLYDGVAERITCPALICDAPEDLFFTGEPQQLYDRISGPKKLLNFTAEEGADAHCHVGAMRLANGRIYDWLDDVL; encoded by the coding sequence ATGAAGCCGCTGCTGTTCGAAGACGACCCGCAATTCTGGTTCGAGACGCTCATCGCCCTGGGCCAGATCGCCTACGGAGGCGCGGATTTCGGCGAGGTCGTCGCGATCGCGTCGAACATCAAATCCGGTGACTACGACAGCTGGCACGACGCGTGGCTCGCCGCCGCCGAGCGGCTCTACGACGAAGCCGCCACCATGCACCCGGTCAGCGCGCGCGACGCGTACCTGCGTGCCTCGACGTACTACCGCCGCGCCGAGTTCTTCTTGCACGGCAACCCGGAAGACCCGCGGATCAACTACGCCTACGAGCGCAACGTCGAGTGTTTCCAGCGCGCCGCGGAGTCGATCGACAACGTCGAACGGATCGAAATCCCCTACGACGGCCACGTCTTGCGCGGCTACTTCTACCGCGCTCCCGGCGACGGTCCGAAGCCGCTTCTGGTGGTGCACAACGGTTTCGACGGCAGCGCTGAGGACCTGCACTTCATGGGCGCGACGGCGGGCCAGGAACGCGGCTACCACGTGCTGACCTTCGACGGTCCCGGCCAGCCCAGCGCCGTGCACCGCGACGGGCTGCTGTTCCGCCCGGATTGGGAGCACGTCGTCGGCCAGGTGCTCGACTACGCCCTCGCTCTCCCGGAGGTGATCCCGGACAAGGTCGCGCTGATCGGCTGGAGCCTCGGCGGGATGCTCGCGCCGCGCGCCGCCGCGTTCGAGCCGAGGCTGTCGGCCGTCGTCGCGGTGGACGGACTCTTCGACGCCGGCGCGGCCTTTGTGCACCAGCTCCCGTGGGAGCGCGACGAGGTCGTCCGCCGGGCGAACGCGCCGGAAGATCCTGAACTGGACGCGTTTCTAGCCGCCGCGCGGGAACAGAGCCCGACCGTTCGCTGGGCTCTGAGCCACGGCCGCTACGTGATGGGCGGCGCGACCGATCGAGAGTTCCTCGCGAAGTACCTCGAATACAACCTGTACGACGGCGTGGCCGAGCGCATCACCTGCCCGGCGCTGATCTGCGACGCTCCGGAGGACTTGTTCTTCACCGGCGAGCCGCAGCAGCTGTACGACCGGATCAGCGGCCCGAAGAAGCTGCTGAACTTCACCGCGGAGGAGGGTGCGGACGCGCACTGCCACGTCGGCGCGATGCGGCTCGCGAACGGCCGCATTTACGACTGGCTGGACGACGTTCTCTGA
- a CDS encoding LysE family translocator produces MTWSGYGSYLVIVVLIVLAPGPDTMVMLKNALSGGARGGLLATAGIFAGNAVQGTAAALGLGVVIARSQPVFLTLKWLGAAYLLFLGVQALRGAWRGNYDAVADTQRKRASGFRRWREGFLSNITNPKVLVLYLSVLPQFLDPVRTTTWDALVLAYTVAVLGTIWLLVLLFFVHRVRAWLSRRKVRRALDGVTGTALVGFGAALALES; encoded by the coding sequence GTGACGTGGAGCGGGTACGGCAGTTATCTGGTGATCGTGGTCCTCATCGTGCTCGCGCCGGGGCCGGACACGATGGTGATGCTGAAGAACGCACTGTCCGGCGGGGCGCGCGGCGGCTTGCTGGCCACCGCCGGCATCTTCGCCGGCAACGCGGTGCAGGGCACTGCCGCGGCGCTCGGGCTCGGCGTGGTCATCGCCCGTTCGCAGCCGGTGTTCCTCACGCTCAAGTGGCTCGGCGCGGCTTACCTCCTCTTCCTCGGCGTCCAGGCGCTGCGCGGCGCCTGGCGCGGCAACTACGACGCGGTCGCCGACACTCAGCGCAAGCGCGCCAGCGGTTTCCGGCGGTGGCGCGAGGGATTCCTGTCGAACATCACGAACCCCAAGGTGCTGGTGCTGTACCTGTCGGTGCTGCCGCAGTTCCTCGACCCGGTGCGCACGACGACCTGGGACGCGCTGGTGCTCGCGTACACGGTCGCCGTGCTGGGCACGATCTGGTTGCTCGTCCTCCTGTTCTTCGTGCACCGCGTCCGCGCTTGGCTCAGCCGCCGCAAGGTCCGCCGCGCACTGGACGGGGTGACCGGCACCGCGCTGGTCGGGTTCGGCGCGGCGCTGGCCCTGGAATCCTGA